In the Parasphingorhabdus halotolerans genome, AATAATGACGGCCCACTGAGCTATCAGGCCGGGTTCTTTTACTTTGACGAACGTCTGCGCATTGTCAGCGAAAATTACTCCACGCTCGGCGATCCGCTTAACGCGCCGGGCGGCGTGAATATTCTTGTTAGCCAACGACAGGACAGTGAAGCCTTCGGTATTTTTGGATCGCTGACCTACGCGCTGACCGACCAGCTCAGCATTACCGGTGGCCTGCGTTATAATAATGACAAGCGCGATTATTTCGTTGCCCGTACCCAGGACACCCAGTTTCCCACGTTCCTGCAAAATCCGCTCGGCAGCGTCACCCGCTCGGTCAAGGATGATAATATCACTTGGGATGCCAGCATCACCTATGCCGCGACCGATGATATCAATCTCTACGCCCGTGCCGCCAAAGGCTATCGCGCGCCGAGCATACAGGGGCGTATTTTGTTTCCGCCTGCAACCGCAATGCCGCTGGAAGACGGCGTGACCATTGGTAATTCGGAAACCATCCAGTCTTATGAAGCCGGCGTCAAAACCACGTTTCTGGACGGACGCGCGCGGCTTAATCTAAACGGATTTTATTATGATCTGAACAATGCACAACTGACGGCTGTTGGCGGCGGCATCAATGCCAACCGGCTGATTAATGCCGATAACGTGCGCGGCTACGGCCTTGAGCTTGACGGGGAACTGAAGCCGATTCCCAACCTGCTGCTAACTGCTGGTATTAGCTATAATAACACCGAGATACAGGATGCGGGACTGACCACTGCGGCTTGCGGCGCGACTCGGGTGGATACATTCCCGAACGTCTCGCTTTGCACCCCACTTGATCCGATTGTGGTTCCGGCCGCGCCTTTCTCTGCGGCAATTGTCAGCATAAATGGTAACAGCCTGCCGCAAAGCCCGCGCTGGATCGCCAGCTGGACGGCAAGCTATAATATCCCGGTTGGCAATGGTGATATTTACGCCTTTACCGACTGGTCCTACCGTTCGAAAATCAACTTCTTCCTGTACGACTCTGTTGAGTTTCAGGACAAGAGCCAGCTTGAAGGCGGCCTGCGCATCGGATACCGCACCGACAGGTTCGACATTGCCGGTTTTGTCCGCAACATCACCAATGACCAGTCTGCTGTTGGCGCGATCGACTTTAACAACCTCACCGGTTTTGTGAATGAACCGCGTATCTGGGGCGTTGAGGCCGGGGTTAAATTTTAGAGACCTCTAAATTTTTGAGACCCATAAATTTTAGAGGCCCATAAATTTTAGAGGCCCATAAATTTCAGATGCATAGTGCCCCGGCTCAGGCCGGGGCACATTCCGCGTTAAAACTCGAAGGCCTCCTGCGCAGACTTGGTTCTATCCTCGTTTTCGTTTTCGCTATCTTCCGCGCCTTCCAGATTGGCCAGAGTTAAGCCCAATAACCGCACGCCATTTTCAACCGGCATGATTTGTTCGAGCAACTCACGGCTGATCTCGCTGAATTCCTGCTTATTTTCGACATAATGATCGGCAGACTTTGACCGCGTCACTTGCCGGAAATCGGCATATTTGGCTTTCAACGTCACCGTGCGCCCACGCGATCCGGATTTCTCGATGCTGTTCCAGACAATATTGATGATATTCTCAAAGGCATCCTGCAGATCAGTATCGGTGACAAGATCCTCACCATACGTCCGCTCCCCGCCGACTGACTTGCGGATACGGTTGGCGCGCAATTCCCGGTGATCGATACCGCGAGAGGCGCGAAACAGATAGCCCGCTGACTTGCCGAAATGCTGGCGGAGGAAATCTTCGGATTGCGCCCGCAGGTCGGCGCCGGTGTGGATATCCAGCTTCGCCATCCGCTCCGCCGTCTTGGGGCCAACACCAAAGAACCGCCGCACCGGAAGCTGCGCGACAAATTCCGCGCCCTGATGCGGTTTGATCACGCAAATACCATCGGGTTTATTCTGGTCAGAGGCGATTTTGGCGATGAACTTATTGTAGCTAACACCCGCGCTGGCGGTCAGCTGGGTTTGTTTTTTGATCTCGGCACGGATCATCTCGGCAATACGGGTGGCGTTGCCAATGCCCATTTTGTCACCGCCATTTTCCGGCGTTACATCAATATACGCCTCATCAAGCGAAAGCGGCTCGACAAGATCACTATGGGTTTTGAAAATCGCACGAATTTGCCGGGAGACTTCGCGGTAAACCTCGAACCGGTGTTTAACGAAAATCAGATCAGGGCATTTGCGCTTGGCGGTGACCGAAGGCATCGCCGACCGCACGCCAAAGACCCTAGCTTCATAGGAAGCCGCCGCGACCACGCCCCTCGCCGCCGATCCGCCGACGGCAACCGGTTTGCCGCGCAGTTCGGGATGGTCGCGCTGTTCGACGCTCGCAAAAAAGGCATCCATATCGATATGGATGATTTTGCGGATGCCGGTATGGCCGGAATCAAGCGGGTTGGTGTCAGCCATATGGCTAGCTTAGCCAATATGAGGCGGATTGGGGAGAGCCAAACGCTACATCTCTTCGTTCAGCGCCTTGCGATATCTCTCGAGCGTCTGCTCGTCGATGTTGATGCGCATGGTTTCGGGAAAGCTCGCCCGCGCGCCGCAACTGGCGTAGTTTGATGCTTCGGGATATTTCGCATAGTCCGCCTTGCCGTTCTCGAAAACTGTCAGGCGGTCATCGATGATTTGAAACACCGGAACCGCTGGCCCTTCCGTCACAATCGAATACCAGCCGGTTGCCTTGTCGAGATAGAGGATATCAGCGCCCAGAGTACAGGTATGGGCATTGGCACCGACCGAAGATCCTTTGATCGAATAGAGACCGTCCTCGCGCCGCGACACCAGTATTTCGGTCATTGATGCACCGACCAGCGCGGGGGTGATTTTGGCGAACAACGGCGTTTTTGAAAATTCGTGAGGGAGCGGCAGCACGTCGCTGACAAACAACGCTTCCTCTCCTGCGGCAAGCCAATCGCTCTCGCCGAGTTGCCCCAATAATTGGCCTTTACGCAATGCATAGCTCTCGCGGATACAGTCAGCGGCATATTCTTCGGCATTGCATTGGTTTCGTGCCCGGAGCCATGCCTGCTGGCTGGCGGTGACCTTGGGGTCAGCCACTTTCGCCCGTTTGTACGACACGGCAATCTGCCGGTCCAGCAGCCGCAAATCCTTGGCAGATTCACCGCAAATCTCTTCCTCGACTTTGCTCCGGGCGGCGGAACAATCGAAAGAGGGATTAGAGGCAATCACCTCCTGACTGGCATATTCTTCCAGCAGCGTTCTGACTTCAACCGGTGTAATCCGCACATCGCTATCACCACCGCGCAATATCAAATCACCTCCTATGTCCGCCGTTCGCAGCTGTGGCAGCTGCCCTGGTCCAACGATCGTCTGATCCAGTTTTGCGCCGTCGGTAATGATATTATATAATCCAAAGCTGTGCAGTGTTGCTCCAGTGAAATCGGTCCCGCGCGCGCTGATCGGAGCACCGCCGGAATAGACCGGGCAACCATCGGGCAAAGTTATCCCGCACGCAAATGTGAAGCCGCGCATATTTGCGCCATCGAGATTCCAGCCGGCAACATTGCCTTCAAACCAGCCGCCGTCAAAGTGACCGTCAGAAAAATCGGCACCGCGCGCATCGACATTTTCCAGCTTGGCATCCCGAAACAGGACCCCGGCCAACTTGGCTCCCCGCATATTTGCTCCGGTCAAATCGGATTTGATAAAGCCAATGCCGGTCGTATCCACTTTGGAAAAATCAGTATCGGCCAGATTGACCTCGACAAAACAGGTGCGCTCCAGCGGCATGCCGAAAAAGTCCCAGCCCGAAAAATCGCCGCCCTTGATGATAGAAAAACCCGTCCGTCGCTGGCCGTTCGTGCGCTTAAAGTCTGCAGGGGTTTTGAGCGCGCTGCCGTCAATCTCGCGCTGCTCAATGTCGGTATTGCCATCGCTCCAGATATCGTCAAAAACCGAGTAGCACGTCAGTGCCGGTTCCAAAATTACGGCCCGCGCCGGATAGGGGTTCGCGAGAACGAATATGGCGCCCACAAAAGCCGCAAGTAACTTTGTCAACATGGCTTTAAAACCTTCCCGATATCAGATTAATCTATAGCCACGCATCACACATGTTGCCATAGCCTCGCCCAAGAACAGATATATGAACAAATCGACGCCCCTTCCCTTCCCTATCGGCCCCAAAGAACTGATCATCATGATGGCCAGTTTAATGGCGCTGAATGCGCTCGCTATTGATGTGATGTTGCCGGCGCTGGGGCTAATTTCTGAGGATCTGCGGCTGACCGATCCTAATGATCGCCAGTGGATTGTCACATCCTATATTTATGGCATGGCCTTCGGCTCAATCATCTATGGATCGCTTGCCGACCGCTATGGCCGAAAACCGATCCTGGCGGTGACGATATCCATCTATACGATTGTCGGTATCATCTGTGCGTTTACCGATGATTATGACCTGTTGCTGATCGCCCGCTTCATTCAGGGGCTGGCGGCCTCGGCCATGGGGGTACTGGCCAATAGCATCATTCGCGACCGCTATGACGGCGACGCAATGGCGCGGATGATGTCAACCATCATGATGATATTCATGATCGTGCCGATAACCGCTCCGATATTGGGGCAAATCATCCTGTTCTTTGCCGAATGGCACGTGATTTTTCTGATGCTGTCCGTCGTCGGGTTTTCGGTGTTGGTCTGGGTGATGCTCCGGCTTCCCGAGACGATGCATCCCGATGATGCAACACCGATAGCATTTGGATCCGTCACCAGCGCATGGCGGCAAGTGATTTTCCATCGCAACAGCTTTGGCCATGTTGTGGCGAGCGGCCTGATGATGGCGCCATTATTTGCGTTTATTGCATCAGCTCAGCAGGTGTTTTTTGATACATTCAGCGCGGGCGATATTTTTGTCTATGCCTTCGCGCTCAATGCCGGATGCATGTCGCTGGGCAGTTTCGTCAACTCGCGGATAGTCATGCGCTTTGGGGCGCGGCGGGTGTCGCAATGCGCGCTGATCACCTTCATAACCCTGGGACTGGTGCATTTGGGTTTCACGCTTTCGGGACAGATAACGCTTACAATATTCATAGCATTATTGGCACCGGCCATGGGAATGGTCGGTCTGACCGGCGCAAATTTCAGTTCGATTGCGATGCAGCCTTTTGGCAGGATTGCTGGCGTTGCTTCCTCCTTCCAGAATTTCGCACGAAGCGGGATATCAGCCGGTATTGGCGGAGCGATTGGCCTGCAATTTGATGGCACCACCGTGCCACTGGTAGCCGGTTTTGTGGTTTGCGGGGCAGCCTCATTTATGTTCATTGCATGGGCGGAAAATTGGCAGCTATTCCGGCGTGTTCAGACTGCTGTAACCTGAAACCGTCTAGACGCGAATGCATAAACGGGATGGTATTCTTCTGTAAGGGACGGATTTATATGCGTAATAAATTTTATCTGGCTTTGGCTGCTACTGGATTAGCCGTTGCAACGCCTGCGCTAGCCGCTGACGCGATTAACGGCAACTGGAAGACGCAGGACGGCGATGCGATCGTGCGGATCGGCAAATGCGGCACCACGATATGCGGTACGATAGCGAAATATCTGGTCACCCCGCCCAATGGTGCCGGGCAGAAAGACGTCAATAATCCCAACAAGAATTTGCGCAGCCGTACGCTGCTTGGCAGCAATGTTCTCTATGGCTTCAAACCCGATGGCGACATCTGGCGGGGCAAAATTTATGATCCGAAAACCGGTAAGACCTACCGGTCAGAAGTCAGCCTGACGTCTTCGAATAAATTAAAGGTCAAGGGCTGCATCGCTTTTATTTGTCAGGGTCAGAACTGGTCCCGTGCTAACTAGGGCCCGGGCTCATTCGATGTAGGTTAACTAGGATCCGTGCCCGTCTCATTCATCTCCGCGATCCATTCACCCAATAATTCCACACCCTCGGCATGCACGGTTGAACGCCCCACTTCGGGCATCGCAATGCCGGGATCAAGGCTCTTCATGCGGAATATCAAATAGCTTTTATCCGGCTCGCCTGGCGCGATGGCGAATTCCAGTCCGCCGCTGCCACGTCCGGCCGCCGTTGGCCTTTTGCCGATACCCAGGTTAGGGCCGATCGGTTCCTGATAGGTGAGAAACAACCCGCTGTTGCTCGCGGAACCCTGGCGATTATGGCAATGGGCGCAATTAATATCGAGATAGGAGCGGGCGCGGTTTTGGAGTGGCGCAGAAGTGTCGGCATAATCGGGCATGGCGGCAATGCTCGCAGGCATTTTGAGCTTTCCGGCCGAAAGCAGTCTTGCAATTGACGCACTTTCCAGATTGCGCATCTTTGGCCCGATTGGCATCACTGCATCCTTGAGCGAGTGACATTCCTTGCACTGGTTTTTATTCGGCACACCATATTGGATATCGTGCGTTTTTCCGGAAGGATCGGCAAAATTGATCGCGATCCGTTTCCCGGCCACTTTCAGCGTCGCCTCGGTCTGCTCTTCGTTCCAGATATAAGGTAGTGCCAGCCAGCCGTCGGCACGGTGCAATAAAACCCGCGTCTCCAGCAACTTCATCTTGCCGCCCTGTTGGTAGCCAAAGCTTTTAACCAGGGCAGATCCAACCGGGAAGTCGATCAGTTCACTATCGCTCGTGGTGCTGGCCATCTTGCCGTCCGGTATGTAGATGAAGCGAAACTTCTCGGCATAATCAGAAAACAGCGGCGCATTCAGCTTGTAGGGGATGACGCCCGCATTGGGGCTCTCACCAGACACATCCTTGAAGAAACCGAATTCGGAAAGGGTTTTGGGAAGTCCCTCGCCGCTAATGACTGCATCCGCCACGGGCGCGTGCTTTGGCGTATCACTGGCCCGCGCGGCCACCGCCACCAGACAGATTGCAATGGCAGAGGCAAGCAGGCGCATTATTTAAGCGCGGCCTCCATCGAAGCAGGTAGCGTGATTGGCGCAAGAGCGGCCGTGGTCGCTGCGGCATCGTTTTTATATGGCGCCGGCTTTGCCTCCATCCGGCTTTGGCCCACCCTGGTCAGCCCCAGAGTCATGGCCCCTACGGTCTTATTTTCATTCACAGTGACGCCCTTGCCCAGGCCATCATAAAGGATATGCGGTAGCGAACCGCCCATTGCAGCGGCGAGTTGCGAACCGCCCTCAAAATCGGGCGCGAAACCGGCAGTGCCGTGGACATTGGATGTCACCATAACATAACGCGGCGTCGGGTCATAAGTGGCATCGTCAAACTTCTGGGTATAGGCGACAATCATCACATTCGACGTGCCGTTGTTGACCAGCAGGTTTTCGGTCACCTGAACATTGCGATTGGCCATTACCATCACCCCAGTTCCGGCTGGCACACCGGCAACAATATTGCCTTCCGGCGCAAAATTATCGGTATTATTGTCAATCACGGCATTGCGCGCGACCAGCACATTGTGACCGCCCATCTGCGGCAAGTTCGGCAGATCGAATACCAAAATACCGCCCGTATTTTTGGTGGCCAGATTTTCGGTCACTTCGGCGTTGTAGCTGTTCTCAATCTCGATGCCTGCGACATTCTCAATCGCGGTGTTGCGGCGCACGATGATATTGTCCGACTGGCCAACATAAATTCCCGCATCCGATGCACCGCGAACATAGCTATCCTGCACCAGAACATCTTTGGATTCGACCGGATAAATGCCGTAAGCGCCATTGGTCGCCAGCGGTCCGCCGGTCCATTCGACGCGCAGCGCGTGATAGACAATCCGGTTCGCGCCTTTCGATTTTATCCCGTCGCCCTTGCTGTCTTCAATCGCAAAATCGCGCAGTACCACGTCGTCGGAGGTAACCAGCAAGCCCTCGCCAGCGCCCAGCTGTCCGGCAAAACTCAGCACGCTTTTGTTCATGCCAACGCCTTTCAGCGTCACTTTGTCAACATCCAGCGAAAGGCCGTCGGTGAGATCAAACTGACCCTCGCCCAGTGCAACCACATCGCCCGGTTCGGCAAGAATCAACGCCTCCTGCAACCGCTCCTGCGCATCGGCTCCGGCTTCAACAGTGATGGTTTTGGCAAATGCCGCGGGCGCCAGCACAAGCGCAGCAGTGATGATGGTGGTACGAAACATGACTCTCTCCCTTATTTGCGGGAGATAATGGCTGAAATTTGTGCGATTGCCAATAGCGTTGACACGAATGTCAGTATCAATCCTCGCTCAAAATCCAGTCCACCGCTGCATCCGCATGGATTTCGGTGCTGTCATAGATTGGCAGAATGTTAGCCTTGGTATCGATGATCAGATCAAGCTCGGTGCAACCCAATATAATCGCCTCGGTGTCACCTTTGGCGATATTGGTAATATAAGTCTTCATCGTACGCTCGGAATCACGGGTAGCCTGGCTGAACATCAATTCCTCATAAATTATCCGGTCGATTTCCTCGACGCGTTCTTCGTCCGGCGGAGTAAGGGTAACGCCCTTCCCAACCAGGCGTTTCCGGTAAAAGCCTTCGGTCATCACATTGCGTGTGCCGAGCAAGGTTGCCGACGTAATTCCATCAGCGACCATTTTGTCCCCAATACAGTCGGCAATATGCAATATCGGTACGCCAACTTCAGGCTGCACCTGGTCATAAATTTTATGCATCGCATTCGAGCAGATCAATATCGCCGTCGCGCCCGATGCCTCGAGCCGCTTGGCCGAGCGGGTCATTAGCCCCGCCGCCGCGTCCCAGTCATCATCGGATTGCAACCGCGCATATTCACTGAAATTCACGCTTTCAATCAGCATATGCGCGCTGGAAAAACCGCCCAGCTTACGCTGCACTTCACCGTTGATACGCGAATAATAGCTTGCGGTCGAAACCCAACTCATTCCGCCGATAAGGCCTATTTTGCGCATATTTCCAGTTTCCCGCCAACCCGGCTCTTGAAGCAAGATTATGGGCTATGCGCAAGCCGCTCAAAAGACAAGCTTTGAAGCTATGTTAACGCCAATCAATGCGCCGCCTGTGTCGCTGTGGGCACAGCAGAATTCCGGGGCGCTGGCGATGATTGACTGGAACTCGAATAGGCAAGAAACAAAGCCAAGCCTGTCACCGACGCAATTTTCAGAAAATCACCAATATTCTTCATGAGCCTCTTCCGTGCCATTGCAGCGATTGTCCGATGCACGCTGATGCCCGATGAGTCGCTACAGCACGCAGATAGCCGCTAACTGGCTCAGGTTGTTGTCAAATCCTGTATCGGGAAGCTCCTGTCCCTTAATGACACAGCCTATTGAGTAGAGGTTAAAGCGCTTTGACGATTTCCTCGCACATCTTCTTGGCGTCCGAAAGCAGCATCATGGTCTGGTCCATATAGAAGACTTCATTGTCGACACCGGCATAGCCAACCCCGCCCATCGAGCGTTTGATGAAGAAGACCTGTTTGGCTTTTTCAACATCAAATACCGGCATGCCGTAAATCGGAGAGCTTTTGTCCGTTTTCGCAGCCGGATTTACGACGTCGTTGGCACCAATGATGAAAGCGACGTCGGCCTGCGCAAATTCGCTGTTGATATCTTCCAGCTCGAAAACTTTGTCATAGGAGACATTGGCCTCGGCCAGCAGCACGTTCATATGACCCGGCATCCGCCCGGCAACTGGGTGAATCGCGAATTTCACCTCAACACCCTCTTCTTCGAGCAAATCAGCCATTTCGCGTAAAGCATGCTGGGCTTGCGCCACCGCCATGCCGTAACCGGGAATGATGATCACTTTTTCGGCTTGCTTCATCATATAGGCGGCATCTTCGGCCGATCCGCGTTTCCACGGGCGGTCGATTTTTGCTGCGCCATCGGTGCTTGCTGCTTCGGCTCCAAAGCCGCCTGCGATCACGCTTATGAAACTGCGGTTCATTGCTTTGCACATGATGTAAGAGAGAATTGCGCCCGATGAACCGACCAGTGCGCCGGTAATGATCATCGCGGTATTGCCCAGCGTAAAGCCCATCGCCGCTGCCGCCCAGCCGGAATAGCTGTTGAGCATAGACACCACCACCGGCATATCCGCGCCGCCTATCGGAATGATGAGCAGGAAGCCGATGATGAATGCCAGACCCATGATGGTCCAGAAGACCCAAGGGCTTTGGTCTATGGTGAAATAGGCTGTCAGACCAAGAATGGCTGCGAGTGTGCCGAGATTGATAACATGGCGGAGCGGCAACATGATCGGCGCGCCGGACATATTGCCATTGAGTTTGAGAAACGCGATAACCGAACCGGAGAATGTGATCGCGCCAATCGCAATACCCAACGCCATTTCCACACGGCTTACGGGGTTGATAACCATGTCAACCAACTGGCCGGTATCGGCATCAATCAGGGGATCGGAGGGAATGAGGAGCCCGAATGCGGCAGGATTGAGATAGGCCGCCGCTGCCACGAGAACCGCTGCCATGCCGACCAATGAGTGAAACGCCGCCACCAGTTGCGGCATATCCGTCATCGCAATCTTGCGTGCGGTGAAGAAGCCGATCGCGCCGCCAATGGCGATAGCGACCGCGATTTCCGGCAAGCTGGCGATGCTGTGGGTCCACAAGGTAGTGACCACGGCGATCAACATGCCGAGCATACCAAAACGGTTGCCCGCACGGCTGGATTCCGGCGATGACAATCCGCGCAAGGCGAGAATGAACAATATGCCCGAGATCAGATAAGCGGTTGCCACCCAGGGGTTTACCGGCTCGCCGGATGATGCGAGGGCTGGGGCTGGAAATACCGATACTGTCATCGCGAGGAGCAAAGCGACGAAGCGATCCAGAGCGGCGCGAAATAACCCTGGATTGCTTCGCTGCGCTCGCAATGACGATGAGAGAAAAGAAGCACCCATTATTCTTGCTCCTTCTGAATTCTAGGCGCCTTTTTCTTGTACATCGCGAGCATCCGCTCGGTCACGGCAAAGCCGCCAAAAATATTCACAGAGGCAAGAACCACGCCGATCAGCCCGAGCCATTTCGCAGTCTGCCCGCCATCAGCCTGTGAGCCTGCGGCAGCGGCAATAAGCGCACCGACAATAATCACCGAGGAAATCGCATTGGTCACCGCCATCAACGGCGTATGCAGCGCCGGCGTCACCGACCAGACGACGTAGTAACCCACAAAACAGGCCATCACGAAAATTGAGAGTATGCTGATAAAGTCCATTATTTTGGCCTCACATTCTGGACAACAATTCGGCCTTTTTGGCTTCGAACTCGTTATCTGTTAAAATTCCAGCATCCTTAAGATCGGCCAATTTCTTGATTTGATCAGGTATGTCTTCTGTTACGGATGAAGCAGTTGAGTTAGACGCAGGCTGATTACGAATTTCTTCGAGCTTATTGTAGGTTTCATCAAAGTAATCTTTTTCTTCAAACGTCTTAAATGCCAACTCGTCATTAGACGTGTGCAATCTCAACACCCGATAGCCCATCCGAGATAGAGATTCTACTGATGTAATTTTAGAAAGTGGCATGGTTTCAAACACCTCGCCCAATATTCCTTTGCGATAAAAACAAGCGCGCTCATCGGTAAGAACAAACTGTCCATTGTGTTGTTTCTTGTCACCTTTCCCCATCATGTCGCCGATCCAACCATCCAAATGGCCATGAATCGTCTCACTCGGCTTCAGTTTAGACGCTCTAAAGTTTTCCAAATGCTTATTCGACTTGCCTTTAGCCATCACCCCAACAACCGCTCGTTCACAACCTTGCCGTCTTTGGTCAGGCGTATTCCAATCGTCACTTCATCATCATCTGGCAGCACAGGCCGCTTCGCCTCTTCATCCCAATAGGCGCTGAGGAAATTATACAGGTTTCGCGAAAACAACGCCGAGCTGTCTGCTGCCATGCTGCTTGGCATGTTTTGCGCGCCGACGATTTTGACGCCGTGCTTTTCCACAACCTTGCCAGCAACAGCGCCCTCGACATTGCCGCCTGCTTCTGCCGCCAGATCAACAATCACGCTGCCGTTGCGCATGGTCGCGATTTGCGCGTCTGAAATCAGGCGTGGCGCAGGCCGTCCGGGGATTAGCGCGGTGGTGATCACAATATCCTGCTTGGCAATATGCGACGATACCAGCTCAGCCTGCGCCTTCTGATATTCCTCGCTCATTTCGGTGGCATAGCCGCCGGTGCCTTCTCCTTCGATGCCTTCGACGCTCTCGACAAAAATCGGTTTTGCGCCGAGCGACTGAATCTGTTCCTTCGTCGCAGCGCGCACATCGGTAGCGGACACTTGCGCGCCCAGACGTCGGGCTGTCGCAATCGCCTGCAAACCGGCCACACCGACGCCCATGATAAAGCATCGCGCCGCAGACACTGTGCCCGCCGCTGTCATCATCATCGGGAATGCGCGGCCATAATGGGCTGCGGCTTCGAGAACCGCC is a window encoding:
- a CDS encoding SHOCT domain-containing protein, encoding MAKGKSNKHLENFRASKLKPSETIHGHLDGWIGDMMGKGDKKQHNGQFVLTDERACFYRKGILGEVFETMPLSKITSVESLSRMGYRVLRLHTSNDELAFKTFEEKDYFDETYNKLEEIRNQPASNSTASSVTEDIPDQIKKLADLKDAGILTDNEFEAKKAELLSRM
- a CDS encoding Re/Si-specific NAD(P)(+) transhydrogenase subunit alpha; protein product: MKIAVLKELAEGEKRVSASPETVTKFIKLGAAMAVEKGAGESASIADSDYEEAGASVGTRAAVLKDADIVLGVQGPEPKSLKDMKKGAWLIASLDPFGVRARVDEYAKLGIDALAMEFMPRITRAQSMDILSSQSNLSGYKAVLEAAAHYGRAFPMMMTAAGTVSAARCFIMGVGVAGLQAIATARRLGAQVSATDVRAATKEQIQSLGAKPIFVESVEGIEGEGTGGYATEMSEEYQKAQAELVSSHIAKQDIVITTALIPGRPAPRLISDAQIATMRNGSVIVDLAAEAGGNVEGAVAGKVVEKHGVKIVGAQNMPSSMAADSSALFSRNLYNFLSAYWDEEAKRPVLPDDDEVTIGIRLTKDGKVVNERLLG
- a CDS encoding NAD(P)(+) transhydrogenase (Re/Si-specific) subunit beta; its protein translation is MTVSVFPAPALASSGEPVNPWVATAYLISGILFILALRGLSSPESSRAGNRFGMLGMLIAVVTTLWTHSIASLPEIAVAIAIGGAIGFFTARKIAMTDMPQLVAAFHSLVGMAAVLVAAAAYLNPAAFGLLIPSDPLIDADTGQLVDMVINPVSRVEMALGIAIGAITFSGSVIAFLKLNGNMSGAPIMLPLRHVINLGTLAAILGLTAYFTIDQSPWVFWTIMGLAFIIGFLLIIPIGGADMPVVVSMLNSYSGWAAAAMGFTLGNTAMIITGALVGSSGAILSYIMCKAMNRSFISVIAGGFGAEAASTDGAAKIDRPWKRGSAEDAAYMMKQAEKVIIIPGYGMAVAQAQHALREMADLLEEEGVEVKFAIHPVAGRMPGHMNVLLAEANVSYDKVFELEDINSEFAQADVAFIIGANDVVNPAAKTDKSSPIYGMPVFDVEKAKQVFFIKRSMGGVGYAGVDNEVFYMDQTMMLLSDAKKMCEEIVKAL
- a CDS encoding NAD(P) transhydrogenase subunit alpha; translated protein: MDFISILSIFVMACFVGYYVVWSVTPALHTPLMAVTNAISSVIIVGALIAAAAGSQADGGQTAKWLGLIGVVLASVNIFGGFAVTERMLAMYKKKAPRIQKEQE